A window from Variovorax sp. PBL-E5 encodes these proteins:
- a CDS encoding CaiB/BaiF CoA transferase family protein — MNTHDTTKLPLAGVRVIDFTQVMMGPVCTQMLADHGADVIKIERKGAGDLSRSTFAPVAGHDNPIFCSLNRNKRSVEIDLRDAAQMDLVKALIADADVVVSNFRAGVMERLGLSYEECRQLNPRIVYAIGTGFGETGPYAHKGGQDVLAQAMTGVMARRADDDIPVSIYPTALADYTAGMHLVQGILFALLQRERTGEGQKIAVSLYNSMLAMQMQEAAMIMMADSEVNWAAMPLSGVFQTTTGPLVLVGAFKPNPLRDICAALDLPDLSQEARFSNLEQQFAHKAELHGILRSRFASDTRDHWLVRLEAQDLLSAPVRDMREALVDPQTLHNEMILEGAAADGRALRFVASPIRMSGAATGIHREPPRLGEHTQEVLAQARALLAGAAA, encoded by the coding sequence ATGAACACCCATGACACCACGAAGCTGCCGCTCGCCGGCGTGCGCGTGATCGACTTCACGCAGGTGATGATGGGCCCGGTCTGCACGCAGATGCTGGCCGACCACGGCGCCGACGTGATCAAGATCGAACGCAAGGGCGCGGGCGACCTCAGCCGCTCGACCTTCGCGCCGGTGGCCGGGCACGACAACCCGATCTTCTGCAGCCTGAACCGCAACAAGCGCAGCGTCGAGATCGACCTGCGCGACGCGGCGCAGATGGACCTCGTGAAGGCGCTGATCGCCGACGCCGACGTGGTGGTGAGCAACTTCCGCGCGGGTGTCATGGAGCGACTCGGCCTGAGCTACGAGGAGTGCCGGCAGCTGAACCCGCGCATCGTCTACGCGATCGGCACCGGCTTCGGCGAGACCGGGCCCTATGCGCACAAGGGCGGCCAGGACGTGCTGGCCCAGGCCATGACGGGCGTGATGGCGCGCCGCGCCGACGACGACATCCCGGTGTCGATCTACCCGACCGCGCTGGCCGACTACACCGCGGGCATGCACCTGGTGCAGGGCATCCTGTTCGCGCTGCTGCAGCGCGAGCGCACGGGCGAAGGCCAGAAGATCGCGGTGTCGCTCTACAACTCCATGCTGGCGATGCAGATGCAGGAAGCGGCCATGATCATGATGGCCGACTCGGAAGTGAACTGGGCCGCGATGCCGCTGTCGGGCGTGTTCCAGACCACCACCGGGCCGCTGGTGCTGGTCGGCGCCTTCAAGCCCAATCCGCTGCGCGACATCTGCGCGGCGCTCGACCTGCCCGACCTGTCGCAGGAAGCGCGCTTCTCCAACCTCGAACAGCAGTTCGCTCACAAGGCGGAGCTGCACGGCATCCTGCGCAGCCGCTTCGCCAGCGACACGCGCGACCACTGGCTGGTGCGGCTCGAAGCGCAGGACCTGCTGTCGGCGCCGGTGCGCGACATGCGCGAGGCGCTGGTCGATCCGCAGACGCTGCACAACGAGATGATCCTCGAGGGCGCGGCGGCCGACGGGCGCGCCCTGCGCTTTGTCGCCAGCCCGATCCGGATGTCGGGCGCAGCCACCGGCATCCACCGCGAGCCGCCCCGGCTCGGCGAGCACACGCAGGAAGTGCTCGCGCAAGCGCGGGCGCTGCTGGCGGGAGCTGCGGCATGA
- the fdxA gene encoding ferredoxin: MTHVIGSACIDVKDGACVLCCPVDCIYEGQRTLYIHPDECIDCGVCISACPVQAIYEDRRLPSDQANFLAINKEFFEPQVSGLGAPGGACDIAKPVCDHPVVVAWPVARTPP, encoded by the coding sequence ATGACCCACGTCATCGGCTCCGCCTGCATCGACGTCAAGGACGGCGCCTGCGTACTGTGCTGCCCGGTCGATTGCATCTACGAAGGTCAACGCACGCTCTACATCCACCCGGACGAATGCATCGACTGCGGCGTCTGCATCTCGGCCTGTCCGGTGCAGGCGATTTACGAGGACCGCCGTCTGCCGTCCGACCAGGCGAACTTCCTCGCGATCAACAAGGAATTCTTCGAGCCGCAGGTGTCCGGCCTCGGCGCACCGGGCGGCGCCTGCGACATCGCGAAGCCGGTCTGCGATCATCCGGTGGTCGTTGCCTGGCCGGTCGCTCGAACACCGCCCTGA
- a CDS encoding ABC transporter permease, giving the protein MSATALHPVPSSAPAADPEYAAWAVQRRRRLRRSRILPALGIVGLILGWWAIVVWFGVKPFVAPSPWVVVDTLWTKRDVLLSNLIPTAIEAGGGFLLGNLAAILIATVFVHNKTLQEIFFPVVLMFNAIPVVAKAPILVLIMGNGMEPKITIAALVCFFPTLVNTVRGLESVNPQAMELMRVLSASKTEIFFRLRLFNALPFLFSALRIAASMAVIGAVVGEWVGANVGVGAMIIQATFNFDSALLYAAILMSASLSGFFFLLVVLAERWIIRWQPEDAH; this is encoded by the coding sequence CGCCACAGCCCTTCATCCGGTTCCATCGAGCGCGCCGGCCGCCGATCCGGAATACGCCGCATGGGCGGTGCAACGGCGTCGCCGCCTGCGGCGCAGCCGCATCCTGCCGGCGCTGGGCATCGTCGGTCTGATCCTCGGCTGGTGGGCCATCGTCGTCTGGTTCGGCGTCAAGCCCTTCGTCGCGCCCTCGCCCTGGGTGGTGGTGGACACGCTCTGGACCAAGCGCGACGTGCTGCTGAGCAACCTGATCCCGACCGCCATCGAAGCGGGCGGCGGCTTCCTGCTCGGCAACCTCGCGGCGATCCTGATCGCGACCGTCTTCGTGCACAACAAGACGCTGCAGGAGATCTTCTTCCCGGTGGTGCTGATGTTCAACGCGATCCCCGTGGTCGCCAAGGCGCCGATCCTGGTGCTGATCATGGGCAACGGCATGGAGCCCAAGATCACGATCGCGGCGCTGGTGTGCTTCTTCCCGACGCTGGTCAACACGGTGCGCGGGCTGGAATCGGTCAATCCGCAGGCGATGGAATTGATGCGCGTGCTGTCGGCCAGCAAGACCGAGATCTTCTTTCGCCTGCGCCTGTTCAACGCCCTGCCCTTCCTGTTCTCGGCGCTGCGCATCGCAGCCTCGATGGCGGTGATCGGCGCGGTGGTCGGCGAATGGGTCGGCGCCAATGTCGGCGTCGGCGCCATGATCATCCAGGCCACCTTCAATTTCGATTCGGCGCTGCTCTATGCGGCGATCCTGATGAGCGCCAGCCTCTCGGGATTCTTCTTCCTGCTCGTCGTCCTGGCGGAGCGCTGGATCATCCGCTGGCAACCGGAAGACGCGCATTGA
- a CDS encoding amidohydrolase family protein, whose amino-acid sequence MLDLLVTHATLPDGRTGISIAVQDGRIAEVTPGLDAPAHEKLDAQGLLVAPHFVDPHFHMDATLSHGMPRVNRSGTLLEGIALWGELKPLLTPEALIERALAYCDWAVAKGLLAIRSHVDTSDPSLLAVDALLEVRRRVAPYLELQLVAFPQDGVLRTPGGVDNLKRALDNGVDVVGGIPHFERTMADGAASVKLLCELAAERGLPVDMHCDESDDPLSRHIETLAFEAQRLGLQGRVTGSHCTSMHSMDNYYASKLMPLIAESGVSVIANPLINITLQGRHDSYPRRRGMTRVPELMAHGVNVAFGHDCVMDPWYGMGSADMLEVAHMGLHVAQMTSQDGIRQCFDAVTTNAAKLMHLEGYGLEAGCDASFVLLQARDPVEAIRLRATRLKVFRRGRLVSETPGATAALHLDGRPGETAFMPRRAAGPSPR is encoded by the coding sequence ATGCTCGATCTTCTCGTCACCCACGCCACCCTGCCCGACGGCCGCACCGGCATCTCGATCGCGGTGCAGGACGGCCGCATCGCCGAAGTCACGCCCGGGCTCGACGCGCCCGCGCACGAGAAGCTCGATGCGCAGGGCCTGCTCGTCGCGCCGCATTTCGTCGACCCGCACTTCCACATGGATGCCACGCTCAGCCACGGCATGCCGCGCGTCAACCGGAGCGGCACGCTGCTCGAAGGCATCGCGCTGTGGGGCGAGCTCAAGCCGCTGCTCACGCCCGAGGCGCTGATCGAACGTGCGCTGGCCTACTGCGACTGGGCCGTGGCCAAGGGCTTGCTCGCGATCCGCAGCCACGTCGACACCAGCGACCCCAGCCTGCTCGCGGTCGATGCGCTGCTCGAAGTCCGGCGGCGCGTGGCGCCCTACCTCGAGCTGCAGCTGGTCGCGTTCCCGCAGGACGGCGTGCTGCGAACGCCCGGCGGCGTCGACAACCTGAAGCGCGCGCTCGACAACGGCGTGGACGTGGTCGGCGGCATCCCGCATTTCGAACGCACGATGGCCGACGGCGCCGCCAGCGTGAAACTGCTGTGCGAGCTCGCCGCCGAACGCGGCCTGCCGGTCGACATGCACTGCGACGAATCGGACGATCCGCTGTCTCGCCACATCGAGACACTGGCCTTCGAGGCGCAGCGACTCGGCCTGCAGGGCCGCGTCACCGGCTCGCACTGCACCTCGATGCATTCGATGGACAACTACTATGCGAGCAAGCTGATGCCGCTGATCGCCGAGAGTGGCGTGAGCGTGATCGCCAATCCCCTGATCAACATCACGCTGCAGGGCCGGCACGACAGCTACCCCAGGCGCCGCGGCATGACGCGCGTGCCCGAGCTGATGGCGCACGGCGTCAACGTCGCCTTCGGCCACGATTGCGTGATGGACCCCTGGTACGGCATGGGCTCGGCCGACATGCTGGAGGTCGCGCACATGGGCCTGCACGTCGCGCAGATGACCAGCCAGGACGGCATCCGCCAGTGCTTCGATGCCGTCACCACCAACGCCGCGAAGCTGATGCATCTCGAAGGCTATGGGCTCGAAGCCGGCTGCGACGCGAGCTTCGTGCTGCTGCAGGCGCGCGACCCGGTCGAGGCGATCCGGCTGCGGGCGACGCGGCTCAAGGTGTTTCGCCGTGGCCGGCTGGTGTCGGAAACGCCCGGCGCA
- a CDS encoding enoyl-CoA hydratase-related protein, protein MTVRYAVEAHVARVTIDRPAVMNAVDLATEAELQRIWKDIEQRDDVRVVVLSGEGERAFCAGADLKNPSVKGVEYWAAAREGGFGGIALRETLDVPVIARVNGLALGGGFEMVLGCDIVVACEEASFGLPEPLVGRMPLDGGMTLLQRQIPFRQAMGILFTGQRVSARRALELGLVNEVVPRAELDAAVQRWADQILACAPLSLRAIKQVVRRTSTLSPADAQAVRLPAVMAALQSQDADEGVLAFQQKRKPQWLGR, encoded by the coding sequence ATGACGGTGCGCTACGCCGTCGAGGCGCACGTCGCCCGCGTCACCATCGACCGGCCCGCGGTGATGAATGCGGTGGACCTCGCGACCGAGGCCGAACTGCAGCGCATCTGGAAGGACATCGAGCAGCGCGACGACGTGCGCGTGGTGGTGCTGAGCGGCGAAGGCGAGCGCGCCTTCTGCGCCGGTGCCGACCTCAAGAACCCGTCGGTCAAGGGCGTCGAGTACTGGGCGGCCGCGCGCGAAGGCGGCTTCGGCGGCATCGCGCTGCGCGAGACGCTGGACGTGCCGGTGATCGCGCGCGTCAACGGCCTCGCGCTCGGCGGCGGCTTCGAGATGGTGCTGGGCTGCGACATCGTCGTGGCCTGCGAGGAAGCGAGCTTCGGCCTGCCGGAACCACTGGTGGGGCGCATGCCGCTGGACGGCGGCATGACACTGCTGCAGCGGCAGATCCCGTTTCGCCAGGCCATGGGGATTCTGTTCACAGGCCAGCGCGTGAGCGCGCGGCGCGCGCTCGAACTCGGTCTCGTCAACGAAGTGGTTCCGCGCGCCGAGCTCGACGCGGCCGTTCAGCGCTGGGCCGATCAGATCCTGGCCTGCGCGCCGCTCTCCTTGCGCGCCATCAAGCAGGTGGTGCGCCGCACCTCGACGCTCTCGCCCGCCGACGCGCAGGCGGTGCGGCTGCCGGCCGTCATGGCGGCGCTGCAATCGCAGGATGCCGACGAGGGCGTGCTGGCGTTCCAGCAGAAGCGCAAGCCGCAGTGGCTGGGACGCTAG
- a CDS encoding LysR family transcriptional regulator, with the protein MHASVLKYFLEVARCGSVRKASENLFVASSAVNRQILKLEEELGLELFDRLPGGMRLNTAGERLLKHVQETLHDFQVTRADLHALKGEHTGHIKIVAMDSMFEDVLPAAVEEFAELFPAVTYTLTSVAPMDAPAMVLSGQADAAVTFVSRLPPGVKTAATVNLPLGVMMPPGHPLATRESISLAECVGQPFLRSLGQPPISSSMCPEFGDFWDQLEFTATCNWTPTVKRLLMARLGISFFSKTAFIGELGRGELVWRPFELPALRDLKVGIVVPAHRDLPAVTQNFIGRMARRLKQVEAAAAAV; encoded by the coding sequence ATGCACGCCAGCGTTCTGAAGTATTTCCTGGAAGTGGCCCGTTGCGGCTCGGTCCGCAAGGCCTCGGAGAACCTGTTCGTCGCCTCCAGCGCGGTCAACCGGCAGATCCTCAAGCTCGAGGAGGAACTCGGCCTCGAACTGTTCGATCGCCTGCCCGGCGGCATGCGCCTCAACACCGCCGGCGAACGCCTGCTCAAGCACGTGCAGGAGACGCTGCACGACTTCCAGGTCACGCGCGCCGACCTGCATGCGCTCAAGGGCGAGCACACCGGCCACATCAAGATCGTGGCGATGGATTCGATGTTCGAAGACGTGCTGCCGGCGGCGGTCGAGGAGTTCGCCGAGCTCTTCCCCGCCGTCACCTACACCCTCACCTCGGTCGCGCCGATGGATGCGCCCGCGATGGTGTTGTCGGGCCAGGCCGATGCCGCCGTGACTTTCGTCAGCCGCCTGCCGCCCGGCGTCAAGACCGCCGCGACGGTGAACCTGCCGCTGGGCGTGATGATGCCGCCCGGCCATCCGCTGGCGACGCGCGAATCCATCAGCCTGGCCGAATGCGTGGGCCAGCCCTTCCTGCGCTCGCTCGGCCAGCCGCCGATCAGCAGCTCGATGTGCCCGGAGTTCGGCGACTTCTGGGATCAGCTCGAATTCACCGCCACCTGCAACTGGACGCCGACGGTCAAGCGGCTGCTCATGGCCCGGCTCGGCATCTCCTTCTTCTCGAAGACCGCCTTCATCGGCGAGCTCGGCCGCGGCGAGCTGGTGTGGCGGCCTTTCGAGCTGCCCGCGCTGCGCGACCTCAAGGTCGGCATCGTGGTGCCCGCCCACCGCGACCTGCCTGCGGTGACGCAGAACTTCATCGGCCGCATGGCGCGCCGCCTCAAGCAGGTCGAGGCCGCTGCAGCGGCGGTCTGA
- a CDS encoding FAD-dependent oxidoreductase, with product MSRIGDWIQEPAHDVRVAAEADVVVVGGGPAGLAAAYGAARNGARVTLLERYNHLGGLASGGMVLVLDDMWDSHLREISVRGTCMEMIDRMAALGLAAFPKSHEWGSAPASIDKWLRWGTFDFHSKEKPHPICFAAAFDPDAWKRVSMEKVKELGIELRLHSWFSRTLVEDGKVKGVICDTKQGREAILGGVVIDTTGDLDVAASAGAPHVGGSYIMTTVFRLGGVDTDEAERFEREEPEAFEEIDREIKRLLGGSWAQWWLKTPLPGVVWCNCPHMPGLDGLKVDDLTRAEVNGRKAIHEAVSVIRARLPGFRNCFVVDLAPQTGVRQTRLLEGEYVMTKDDVMHRARFADSIARGRDYYYPYRTLVPRSVDNLLVAGRHYSATSAAQKISREIPPCMAMGEAAGVAAALALDAGVAVRDVDVAALQRTLRAQGADPGDQGGPNADVPPLALAAQREVTA from the coding sequence ATGAGCCGAATCGGAGACTGGATTCAGGAGCCCGCGCACGACGTGCGCGTGGCGGCCGAAGCCGACGTGGTGGTGGTGGGCGGCGGCCCGGCCGGCCTCGCGGCGGCCTACGGCGCCGCGCGCAACGGTGCCCGCGTCACGCTGCTGGAGCGCTACAACCATCTCGGCGGCCTGGCCTCGGGCGGCATGGTGCTGGTGCTCGACGACATGTGGGACAGCCACCTGCGCGAGATCTCGGTGCGCGGCACCTGCATGGAAATGATCGACCGCATGGCGGCGCTCGGCCTCGCGGCCTTTCCGAAGAGCCATGAATGGGGCAGCGCACCGGCCAGCATCGACAAGTGGCTGCGCTGGGGCACCTTCGATTTCCACAGCAAGGAGAAGCCGCACCCGATCTGCTTCGCCGCCGCCTTCGATCCCGACGCGTGGAAGCGGGTCTCGATGGAGAAGGTCAAGGAGCTCGGCATCGAGCTGCGGCTGCATTCGTGGTTCTCGCGCACGCTGGTGGAGGACGGCAAGGTGAAGGGCGTGATCTGCGACACCAAACAGGGACGCGAGGCGATCCTCGGCGGCGTGGTGATCGACACCACCGGCGACCTCGACGTGGCCGCCTCGGCCGGCGCGCCGCACGTCGGCGGCAGCTACATCATGACCACCGTGTTCCGCCTCGGCGGCGTCGACACCGACGAGGCCGAGCGCTTCGAACGCGAGGAGCCCGAGGCCTTCGAGGAGATCGACCGCGAGATCAAGCGCCTGCTCGGCGGCAGCTGGGCGCAGTGGTGGCTGAAGACGCCGCTGCCCGGCGTGGTCTGGTGCAACTGCCCGCACATGCCGGGGCTGGACGGGCTCAAGGTCGACGATCTCACGCGCGCCGAGGTCAACGGCCGCAAGGCGATCCACGAGGCGGTGAGCGTCATCCGCGCCAGGCTGCCGGGCTTTCGCAACTGCTTCGTGGTCGACCTCGCGCCGCAGACCGGCGTGCGCCAGACACGACTGCTCGAAGGCGAGTACGTGATGACCAAGGACGACGTGATGCATCGCGCGCGCTTCGCCGACAGCATCGCGCGCGGCCGCGACTACTACTACCCCTACCGCACGCTGGTGCCGCGCAGCGTCGACAACCTGCTGGTGGCCGGCCGCCACTATTCAGCCACGTCGGCGGCGCAGAAGATCTCGCGCGAGATCCCGCCCTGCATGGCGATGGGCGAGGCCGCGGGCGTGGCCGCCGCGCTGGCGCTCGATGCCGGTGTCGCGGTGCGCGATGTCGACGTCGCCGCGCTGCAGCGCACGCTGCGTGCGCAGGGCGCCGATCCGGGCGACCAGGGCGGACCCAACGCGGATGTGCCGCCGCTGGCATTGGCCGCACAACGCGAGGTCACGGCATGA